One part of the Chloroflexota bacterium genome encodes these proteins:
- a CDS encoding CpsD/CapB family tyrosine-protein kinase yields the protein MAALRARVLAQLAEKSGVILVTAPGPLADAAAVARHLAQALADSGHGALLVEAASAPTGLAGYGDGQLGSLAHALESEPPRPGPGELEVLGGTLSPDQIASPALSAWLRRAGGLVVLLTADLGRAADAIALCGSADVLLLAVADGKSRRRQLQAAVEDFASAGQKPLGLVAAPARSPTRVYRHP from the coding sequence TTGGCTGCGCTCCGCGCCCGCGTGCTGGCCCAGTTGGCCGAGAAAAGCGGCGTGATCCTGGTGACCGCCCCCGGCCCACTGGCCGACGCGGCCGCAGTCGCCAGGCACCTGGCCCAGGCCCTGGCCGATTCCGGCCACGGCGCGTTGCTGGTCGAGGCCGCGTCCGCCCCGACGGGACTTGCCGGTTACGGCGACGGCCAGCTTGGCAGCCTAGCTCACGCGCTTGAGTCTGAGCCGCCGCGGCCCGGCCCCGGCGAGCTGGAGGTCCTGGGCGGGACGCTGTCGCCGGACCAGATCGCAAGCCCCGCCCTGTCGGCCTGGCTGCGACGCGCCGGAGGCCTGGTGGTTCTGCTCACCGCTGATCTTGGACGAGCAGCCGATGCGATCGCGCTGTGCGGGTCCGCCGACGTCTTGCTGCTGGCAGTGGCCGACGGAAAGAGCCGGCGGCGGCAGCTACAGGCCGCGGTCGAGGACTTTGCTTCCGCAGGACAAAAACCCCTGGGACTGGTGGCGGCCCCGGCGCGGTCCCCGACCCGGGTTTATCGGCACCCCTAG
- the ruvX gene encoding Holliday junction resolvase RuvX has protein sequence MPPTANPQVIVALDVSGRRIGVARCDPTGTLVSPQGVIDRRSSQGGRRRLDRILDEQAADLILVGLPLGRDGRPTVQSERVRSQARQLLAGRPERIEFFDESYTTAEANHRFASDADDAHAAAVMLEHYLMAREGDRG, from the coding sequence TTGCCGCCGACGGCTAACCCGCAGGTGATAGTCGCGCTCGACGTTTCCGGGCGCCGGATCGGTGTGGCGCGGTGCGATCCGACCGGTACCCTGGTTTCCCCGCAGGGAGTGATCGACCGCCGCAGCAGCCAGGGCGGCAGGCGCCGGCTGGACCGCATCCTGGACGAGCAGGCCGCCGACCTGATTCTGGTCGGGTTGCCGCTGGGCCGCGACGGCCGACCGACCGTCCAGTCGGAACGTGTTCGCAGCCAGGCGCGGCAGTTGCTTGCCGGGCGTCCCGAGAGGATTGAATTCTTCGACGAGAGCTACACCACCGCCGAGGCGAATCATCGCTTCGCCTCCGACGCCGACGACGCCCACGCGGCGGCGGTGATGCTGGAGCACTACCTGATGGCCCGCGAAGGGGACCGGGGATGA
- the mltG gene encoding endolytic transglycosylase MltG: MSARSLQIVALSLIAAALVAYLAYSAASLLTRPPAARTDSSVLFTVQPGDTLSEIAARLQEEDLIISDLVFRLALERRGSVHSLQPGQYVLRPSMSMDQVIDELQRGQVADRVVTVIEGWRGEQVAEQLEALGAFSGADFLEIIGSGPDQFPHDFLPDLATANTLEGYLFPDTYFVGAQTTPREFVRAMLDRFGQVYGAQERQAAAAAGLSDHEVVILASIVEREAQLEDERAVIASVYLNRLEQGMPLQADPTVQFAVSDGAELGWWKDPLTLADLQSDSPYNTYRHPGLPPGPIANPGAASIRAVLEPAETEYLFFVARGDGSHAFSETYEEHQQNVARFQSG, from the coding sequence ATGAGTGCGCGATCGCTGCAAATCGTGGCATTGAGCCTGATCGCTGCAGCCCTGGTTGCATATCTTGCCTATTCGGCCGCCAGCCTGCTTACCCGCCCTCCCGCCGCGCGCACCGATTCGTCGGTCCTTTTCACCGTCCAGCCGGGCGATACCCTCAGCGAGATCGCCGCCCGTCTGCAGGAGGAAGACCTGATCATTTCCGATCTCGTATTCCGGCTTGCGCTGGAACGGCGCGGATCGGTGCACAGCCTCCAGCCGGGTCAGTACGTTCTGCGTCCCAGCATGAGCATGGATCAAGTCATCGACGAACTGCAGCGTGGCCAGGTGGCCGATCGGGTAGTGACCGTTATCGAAGGCTGGCGCGGCGAGCAGGTCGCTGAACAGCTCGAGGCTCTAGGGGCTTTTTCGGGCGCCGACTTCCTGGAAATAATCGGCTCCGGGCCGGACCAGTTCCCGCATGATTTCCTGCCCGATCTGGCTACCGCAAACACGCTCGAAGGGTACCTGTTCCCGGACACCTACTTTGTAGGCGCCCAAACCACGCCGCGTGAATTCGTGCGGGCGATGCTGGACCGGTTCGGCCAGGTATACGGCGCCCAGGAGCGTCAGGCGGCCGCCGCGGCCGGACTTTCCGACCACGAGGTGGTGATCCTGGCATCGATCGTCGAGCGCGAGGCCCAGCTGGAGGACGAACGGGCGGTGATCGCCAGCGTGTACCTGAACCGTCTGGAACAAGGAATGCCGCTGCAGGCTGATCCGACGGTACAGTTCGCAGTCTCCGACGGTGCCGAGCTGGGATGGTGGAAAGATCCGCTGACGCTCGCCGACCTGCAGTCCGATTCGCCCTACAACACCTACCGGCACCCGGGATTGCCGCCGGGGCCAATCGCCAATCCCGGAGCCGCCTCGATTAGGGCGGTGCTGGAGCCGGCCGAGACCGAATACCTGTTCTTCGTGGCCCGCGGCGACGGTTCGCACGCCTTCTCCGAAACTTACGAGGAACACCAACAAAACGTCGCCAGATTCCAGTCCGGGTGA
- the secD gene encoding protein translocase subunit SecD, producing MRRRLIVLAASIAALVAFAIYVDLPGTPGFGITVAGRDLSQLEFRQGLDLQGGLHVAFQANPVDGQVVDEDAMEAVRQILENRVNALGVAEPQVQLEGSDRVIVELPGIEDPDEAIALFKQTGRLDVIGTELQSLPVGSFVDVEAGAYELVISGPDLLDADLVYDEIGNGIVQFELNDAGAEKFGAYTGTHIGQFLSILVDGIVINSAVINDRIENRGVIEGFDSLQEARNVVIQLRYGALPVPLEVIRNITVGPTLGAESLDKSVRAGLVGFVMVAIFMIAYYRLPGVVAALALAIYALLVFAIFKLIPVTLTLAGIAGFILSIGMAVDANILIFERTREELRNGVSLNRSIHIGFRRAWTSIRDSNIATLITCTVLWYFGTGLVKGFALTLGIGVLVSMFSAISVSRTILLLLVRARAWNPADLFGVKTPDRGGA from the coding sequence TTGCGCAGACGCTTAATCGTCCTGGCGGCCAGCATTGCAGCCCTTGTCGCCTTCGCCATCTACGTGGACCTGCCCGGTACTCCGGGGTTCGGCATCACGGTGGCGGGCCGGGACCTCAGCCAGCTCGAATTCCGCCAGGGGCTTGACCTGCAGGGCGGACTGCACGTGGCGTTCCAGGCCAATCCGGTCGACGGCCAGGTCGTAGACGAGGACGCGATGGAGGCGGTTCGCCAGATTCTTGAGAACCGCGTCAACGCCCTCGGTGTGGCCGAGCCGCAGGTCCAGTTGGAGGGATCCGACCGGGTAATCGTCGAGCTGCCCGGAATCGAGGACCCCGACGAGGCTATCGCCCTTTTCAAGCAGACCGGTCGCCTGGACGTCATCGGCACCGAACTGCAGTCGCTGCCGGTGGGTTCATTCGTCGACGTTGAGGCCGGCGCCTACGAGCTGGTGATTTCCGGGCCTGACCTGTTGGACGCCGATTTGGTTTACGACGAGATCGGCAACGGTATCGTCCAGTTCGAACTCAACGATGCCGGGGCCGAGAAATTCGGCGCCTACACCGGCACCCATATCGGCCAGTTCCTTTCGATCCTGGTTGACGGCATCGTGATCAATTCGGCGGTCATCAACGACCGGATTGAGAATCGCGGGGTGATCGAGGGCTTCGACAGCCTCCAGGAAGCCCGCAACGTCGTTATCCAGCTGCGCTACGGCGCCCTGCCGGTACCCCTCGAGGTCATCCGCAACATAACGGTCGGGCCCACTCTCGGCGCCGAGTCATTGGACAAGAGCGTCCGTGCCGGACTGGTCGGGTTCGTGATGGTGGCGATTTTCATGATTGCCTACTACCGGCTGCCCGGGGTGGTGGCGGCGCTGGCCCTGGCGATCTACGCCCTGCTGGTATTTGCGATTTTCAAGCTGATCCCGGTCACGCTCACCCTGGCCGGAATCGCCGGATTCATACTCTCCATCGGCATGGCGGTCGACGCCAACATCCTGATCTTCGAGCGGACCCGCGAGGAATTGCGCAACGGGGTTTCGCTGAACCGTTCGATTCATATCGGCTTCCGCCGCGCGTGGACCTCGATCCGCGATTCCAACATCGCCACCCTGATCACCTGCACGGTTCTCTGGTACTTCGGGACCGGATTGGTGAAGGGATTCGCCCTGACCCTGGGAATCGGGGTGCTGGTCTCGATGTTCTCGGCGATCTCGGTATCGCGGACGATCCTGCTGCTGCTGGTCCGCGCCCGCGCCTGGAATCCGGCCGACCTGTTCGGGGTCAAGACCCCCGATCGCGGAGGGGCCTGA
- the secF gene encoding protein translocase subunit SecF, whose translation MIPLIAPRRLLLAISAGLVLVSLALLLAVGVNLGIDFTSGSLARVELGVEGERDAIEDALLDAQIPGAEVQASDGSTYLIRTAELTDAEKDRMEEILSRAYPAFELISFDFVGPVIGAELTRNAALAVAGASIAILLYLTWSFRSIENSFRYGLIAVLTLVHDVLILLGTFAVLGQVMGLQVDSMFVTAALTVAGFSVHDTIVVFDRIRENQARYRGAGFARIVNFSLNQTLDRSLNTSITAIFVLVALLLLGGPTIREFILALLIGIVVGTYSSIFTASQLLVVWDESLAGRLTRLRTRVLSRAG comes from the coding sequence ATGATCCCGCTGATCGCCCCACGCCGCCTGCTGCTGGCCATTTCGGCGGGGCTGGTGCTCGTTTCGCTGGCGCTGCTGCTGGCGGTCGGCGTAAATCTGGGGATCGACTTTACCTCCGGCAGCCTGGCCCGGGTTGAACTGGGTGTTGAAGGGGAACGCGACGCGATCGAAGATGCGTTGCTGGACGCACAGATTCCCGGCGCAGAGGTGCAGGCCTCCGACGGTTCGACCTACCTGATCCGGACCGCCGAACTCACCGACGCCGAAAAGGACCGGATGGAAGAAATCCTGTCCCGCGCCTACCCGGCATTCGAACTGATTTCGTTCGATTTCGTGGGGCCGGTGATCGGCGCCGAACTGACCCGCAACGCGGCCCTGGCGGTCGCCGGCGCCTCGATCGCGATTCTGCTGTACCTGACTTGGAGCTTCCGCAGCATCGAAAACTCATTCCGCTATGGCCTGATCGCGGTTCTTACCCTGGTTCACGACGTCCTCATCCTCCTCGGAACCTTCGCCGTGCTGGGTCAGGTCATGGGCCTGCAGGTCGATTCGATGTTCGTGACCGCCGCCCTGACGGTGGCCGGTTTTTCGGTGCACGACACGATCGTCGTCTTTGACCGGATCCGCGAGAACCAGGCCCGGTATCGGGGAGCCGGCTTCGCGCGCATTGTCAACTTCTCCCTGAACCAGACCCTGGACCGGTCGTTGAACACTTCGATCACGGCGATATTCGTACTGGTGGCCCTGCTGCTGCTTGGCGGTCCAACCATCCGCGAGTTCATCCTCGCGCTGCTGATCGGAATAGTGGTCGGTACCTATTCGTCGATCTTTACCGCCTCGCAGCTGCTGGTCGTTTGGGATGAAAGCCTGGCCGGGCGCCTGACCCGCCTGCGGACTCGCGTGCTCAGCCGCGCCGGCTAA
- a CDS encoding elongation factor P: MLSSNDVRAGMILSLDGERQQVVDARHQKIGRGGAKLNVRLRNLATGATTDRSFPATRRFERVRTSTRKAQFLYSDSSGHHFLDMESFEELVLSDELLGGGKDFLVAELIIELMADGGDILSSQFPPTVECAVVQTDPGHRGDTATGVTKPALLDTGLTVQVPLFITTGETIVVSTTSGQYLERARR, translated from the coding sequence ATGCTTTCTTCCAACGACGTTCGCGCGGGCATGATCCTTAGCCTGGACGGCGAGCGCCAGCAGGTCGTTGACGCGCGCCACCAGAAAATCGGCCGCGGCGGCGCCAAGCTGAACGTGCGGCTGCGCAATCTGGCCACCGGCGCCACGACCGACCGTTCATTCCCGGCCACGCGCCGCTTCGAGCGGGTCCGCACCAGCACCCGCAAGGCCCAGTTCCTCTATTCGGATTCCTCGGGGCACCACTTCCTGGACATGGAGAGTTTCGAGGAGCTGGTACTCAGCGACGAACTGCTCGGCGGCGGCAAGGATTTCCTGGTCGCGGAGTTGATCATCGAACTCATGGCCGACGGCGGCGACATCCTCTCCAGCCAGTTTCCGCCGACCGTTGAATGCGCGGTCGTGCAGACCGATCCCGGCCATCGCGGCGACACCGCCACGGGAGTGACCAAACCTGCCTTGCTCGACACCGGCCTTACGGTTCAGGTGCCGCTGTTTATCACCACCGGCGAAACCATCGTCGTCTCCACCACCAGCGGGCAGTACCTGGAACGGGCGCGGCGATGA
- a CDS encoding phosphoribosyltransferase, producing MADIAFRDRADAGARLGNRLLAEGLGRSGLFGILRGGLVVAHHAALITGVQVRAVAASKLRAPTQPELAIGAVTAEGPTYLDQVAIEHLKISTRYLEEEILERRRKAAASQARFGRIEADHLPEIAVVVDDGLATGATAIAAGRLLRELGAARLVVAAPVAPRATLQKLASGEFDDAVCLHAPKRFWAVGQFFVRFEAVSEAQLGELERSTGTGRLPTSGDCDQIPGCGTDQGDSGL from the coding sequence ATGGCGGACATCGCATTCCGGGACCGGGCCGATGCCGGCGCGCGATTGGGAAATCGCCTGCTGGCCGAGGGATTGGGGCGGTCGGGACTGTTCGGCATCCTGCGCGGCGGACTGGTGGTGGCCCACCATGCCGCGCTGATTACCGGCGTCCAGGTGCGGGCGGTCGCGGCGAGCAAGCTGCGCGCCCCCACCCAACCGGAATTGGCCATCGGCGCGGTAACCGCCGAGGGTCCGACCTATCTTGACCAAGTCGCGATCGAGCACCTCAAGATCAGTACTCGATATCTGGAGGAGGAGATCTTGGAGCGACGCCGCAAGGCCGCCGCCAGTCAAGCCCGGTTCGGCCGAATCGAGGCCGACCACTTGCCGGAAATAGCGGTGGTGGTGGACGACGGCCTGGCCACCGGCGCGACCGCGATTGCCGCCGGCCGCCTGCTGCGCGAACTGGGGGCGGCTCGGCTGGTTGTGGCGGCGCCGGTGGCGCCGCGAGCGACGCTGCAGAAGCTCGCAAGTGGCGAATTCGATGACGCCGTCTGCCTGCACGCGCCGAAGCGGTTTTGGGCGGTAGGCCAATTCTTCGTCCGATTTGAGGCCGTTTCAGAAGCACAATTGGGGGAACTGGAGCGCTCCACCGGAACGGGTCGTCTGCCGACTTCCGGTGACTGCGATCAGATCCCGGGCTGCGGCACGGATCAGGGAGATAGCGGCTTATGA
- a CDS encoding aminopeptidase P family protein, whose protein sequence is MPMPSTDARCQLIAERIRELGLDGLLVTTAPNRRYLSGFSGSAGTLLVTGGRRELFTDGRYTVQSAQQTQGFGIHIASANPVLRAVEFARDNEIRRVGFDDADVSVNLFRRLEAIQGVELTAAGGLIEELRLTKDENELALMRRAIKIADEVMALAEESIKPGVTERSVAAKINAAFLEAGADGPGFDTIVAGGRNSARPHHWPSNYAIAPGDPVVVDMGALVDGYHSDITRTFCAGGRTPGFMVVYDIVLAANRAGIRAAAAGTACAAVDASARAVIESAGFAEYFDHGLGHGVGLEIHEGPRLAPGSEAVLESGMVHSIEPGIYLPDWGGIRIEDLVLVNAEHPQTLSQYPR, encoded by the coding sequence ATGCCGATGCCGAGCACTGATGCGCGCTGCCAATTAATCGCGGAGAGAATTCGCGAACTTGGCCTCGACGGGTTGCTGGTCACGACCGCGCCCAACCGCCGGTACCTTTCGGGATTCTCCGGTTCGGCCGGAACGCTGCTGGTTACCGGTGGGCGACGCGAGCTGTTCACCGATGGACGCTACACGGTCCAGTCGGCACAGCAAACGCAAGGTTTCGGAATCCACATCGCCAGCGCCAATCCGGTTCTGCGGGCGGTCGAATTCGCGCGCGACAACGAGATCAGGAGGGTCGGGTTCGACGACGCCGACGTCTCGGTAAACCTGTTCCGGCGCCTTGAGGCGATCCAAGGCGTCGAACTGACGGCGGCCGGCGGGCTGATCGAAGAACTAAGACTGACCAAAGACGAGAACGAACTGGCGCTGATGCGCCGCGCGATCAAGATCGCCGACGAGGTAATGGCCCTCGCCGAGGAATCGATCAAACCGGGCGTTACCGAGCGATCGGTGGCGGCCAAGATCAATGCCGCCTTCCTGGAGGCCGGCGCCGACGGTCCCGGGTTCGATACGATCGTGGCCGGCGGCCGCAATTCGGCCCGTCCGCACCATTGGCCCTCGAACTATGCGATCGCTCCCGGCGACCCGGTCGTCGTGGATATGGGGGCGCTGGTCGACGGATATCACTCCGACATAACCCGCACGTTTTGCGCCGGCGGGCGGACTCCCGGATTCATGGTGGTCTACGACATAGTTCTGGCCGCCAATCGCGCCGGGATCCGGGCCGCCGCCGCCGGGACTGCGTGCGCCGCAGTCGACGCGAGCGCGCGCGCGGTCATTGAATCGGCCGGTTTCGCCGAATATTTCGACCACGGCCTGGGGCACGGCGTGGGACTTGAGATTCACGAGGGTCCTCGCCTGGCGCCGGGGTCCGAGGCGGTCCTTGAATCGGGCATGGTTCACTCGATTGAACCCGGAATATACTTGCCCGATTGGGGCGGAATCCGCATCGAGGACCTGGTGCTGGTGAACGCCGAGCATCCGCAGACTCTGTCCCAATACCCCCGCTGA